AGTTCTCCGCGCTGGAGACCAGTTGCATGGCGATCTCCTTCTTCGCCGGATCGTCGAGCCCGGTCGCGGCGGCGGTCTGCTGGGCGATCGCCGTCTGCTGATGTACCGCGGGGTGAGTGGGGGCACCGGCGTAGGCGGTGACCGGGATGGCCGTGAGGGTCAGTCCGACCGCGATGACCGCGATGCGTGCGGAACGGGTGTTGCGACGTGCAGTGCGCTTGTGGGGAGCGTGCACCAGTCCTCCAAAGGGAGTTCGTCGTTCCTTCGCTCTGTTAGGAAGCTTTCCTATCAGAGTGGAGCGAGTGTCGTACACCCCTTCGACGCACGGGAGTTGGGGATGTCCCCGGAATGCAGCAAGGCCCCGCACCGCGCAAAGGGCGCGGTGCGGGGCCGGGCCGCTCGTCAGCCCCGACGGAGCGGCCGACCGTCGGCTCACGGGTCCGGATCACCTCTCACGCAGCAGTGAAAGCGCAGGTCATCCGGGTGTGTGCATCGGCGTACGCAGTCGGCGGAGCGGACACTTCCCGCGCCCGTCGATCATGGGTTTAGGGGGCGTCGATCCGGTAGCTGTCGCCGTACACCCGCCACCGCAGCGGTGTCTCAAGACCGAACCTGCCCTGCTTCACGAACACCCGCTGGGCCGTCTCGACACGGCTGGTGTCGGAGTGGGCGGGCTCCTTCCGCATCGCGGCGACGCGGGCGTCGAGAAAGGCGTTCAGATAGGCCGCCTCGTTCCCGCCGTGCGCCGGGGGAGCGGCCGCGGCGACCGCCCATCGGCGGATCGTACGGAAGCCGACCGTGCCGGCCGCGTCGCCGTAACCGTGCATGACGTAGGCGTCGTAGTAGATGAACTGCCCCAGGGCGCCGAGGCCGTCCGCCTCGGCCCGGGCGACCGCCGGGGCGAAGTACGACCGGTCGAGCTCGGTGTCCTGCGCCGACCGGAAGGCGGGGTCGGCGGCCGCCTCGGCCCACGCCTCGGTGAACGGCCGGCCGAGCCCGTCGTGCGCATCGCTGCCCCGCACGGCGCGCAGGGCGGGGAGGAACCGTTCCAGCGGATTGCCGGGACGCGCCGCCGCGTACCGCTCGACGACCTTCAGCATGTCGCCGGTGCCGGAGCAGAAGCCGATGATGCCCGCGGTGTAGCCGCGGCCGTCGTCGATGTCCTCGATGTAGTCGTACTGGGCCTTCCAGTCCAGCGTGGAGTTCTCCGCGCTGGAGACCAGTTGCATGGCGATCTCCTTCTTCGCCGGATCGTCGAGCCCGGCCCCGGACCCACCCTTGGCGGACTCGCTCGTCGAGCATCCGGAGAGCAGGGCCACGGTCGTGACGGCGGCAGTGACGGCGGCGAGCAGGCGCCGGGGCCGGGGCATCGTGGTGCTCCTAATCGTGCGCGGCGATCGGACCGCGGCGCAGCGGCTGTGCGAGCGTGCGCGTCGCCGCGACCACGCCGTCCACGATCTTCGGGGCCCGCAGGATCTCGGCGCCAGGTGTTTTCACCACCCGTTGATCCTGCCATGAGGCCCTGCTCCACGATCGGGCGACTTCCGCGGCGACCCCTGCCGTGCATCGGGGAAAGGACTTCGTTCATTCGGCTGTAGCGTCATGGGTATGGAAGATCAGTCTGTTGTGGATGTCGGCGATGTACGGCTGGCGTATCGGACCTGGGGCGACCCCTTCGGCTCGCCCGTGGTCCTGCTGCACGGCCTCGGCGGCTCCGCCGCGAGCTGGGAGGCGGCCGGGAGGCTGCTCGGCGAGGAGTGGCGGGTGTACGCCATCGACCTGCGGGGTCACGGCGAGAGCGACTGGCCGGACGAGTACTCCGTCGAGCTGATGCGGGACGACGTCCTCGGCTTCCTCGACGAGTGCGAGCTCGACCGGGTGGGACTGGCCGGCCACTCGATGGGTGGTGTCGTCGCCCATCTGCTCGCCCAGGAGCACGCGGACCGGGTGGAGCGGCTGGTGCTGGTGGAGACCCCTCCGCCGTTCCCGAGCCAGCTGAAGCCGGTCGCCGAACCGGAGGGGCCGGTGGACTACGACTGGGCCGTCGTGGCCCCCATCCGGGCCGAGATGGCCGACCCCGACCCCGAGTGGGCGTCCGGCCTCGGCGAGATCGTCGCGCCGACGCTGATGATCGCCGGTGGCCCGGAGTCCACCATGCCCCAGGGGCGTCTGCAGGACATGGCCTCGCTGATCCCGGACTGCCGGCTGATCACGATCGGGGGCGGCCACCGGGTGCATGAGATCCACGCCGACCAGGTTGCGCAGCAGATCACGGAGTTCTTCACCAGCTGAGCGCGGCGGCTGAGGGGCGGGGGGCCGGGCCCGGCCGACCACCGGCCGTCCCGGGCCGGACACGCGACTGCTCCGTCCTGCCCCGCCCGCCGCCTCGTCGCGGTCAGTCGCCCGGCTGCCAGTCCGGGCGGCGGCCGCTCATGGCGACGGTCCGGTCGAGCAGGGACGCGTCGGCCGGGACCGGAACCGGCGGGCCGAAGATATCGGGCCGGGGGCCGGCGTCGCCGGGCGTCAGCATGGCCAGCGAGACGCGCAGGCTCGCCTCGTCCGCCTCGAATTTCTGGCCGGTCGAGCGGGCCAGGTCCCAGCCGTGGATGACCAGCTCGTCCAGTGCGACGACCGCGGCCGCCTCGCCCGGCAGGTCCACACCGCCGACCCTCGTCATCCCCTGCCGGGCAGCGGGGTCGCGCCAGGCCGTCACCAGCTCGTCCAGCAGCGGCGGCAGCGCTGCGCGCCAGTCGTCACCGAGGACCGGAAGCGCGGTGTCCGGGGAGGTGTCGGTCGTCCGTCCGAGATCCTTGCGTGCCGCGTCGCGGAAGGCCGCGCTCAGCCCGGCCACATGGGCGAGCAGCTCTCGTACCGTGTAGTGGGGACAGGGCGTCGGGCCGGCCAGCTGCCGTTCGTCGATACCGCCGAGCAGGTCGGCGATCTGCCGGGCCGCGGGCGCCAGATCGACCGTGGGTGTCGTCTCCGTGTGCGTATCCATACAGGGCAGACCGCTCCGACGCCCGGAACTCATCGCTCATCGCACGACGCGCCCCCGGAGCACGATCCGGCTCGGGTGATCCAGCGCGGCAGGGTCCAGGGCCGGGTCGGTGGCGTACGCGACGACGTCGGCGGGTGCGCCTTCCACGAGACCCGGCAGACCGAGCCAGGCCCTCGCGGTCCAGGATGCCGCGCCCAGCGCCGCCTCGGCCGACAGCCCGGCCCGTACCAGCCAGCTCATCTCGCCCGCGACCGTCCCGCACGGGAAGGAGTCCGTCCCCGCCAGCACCGTCACATCCGCCTCGTGGGCCGCGCGCACATTGCTGAGCATGGTGTCCCAGCCGGCCAGCCACAGATCGCGGCGCACGCCCTGCTCCCGCGCCCGCATCGCGTCCGCCTTCGCGCCGAAGACGCTCAGCGTCGGGACGAACGCCGTGCCCTGGGCGGCCATCCGGTCCAGAAGCGCCGGGTCCAGATGCATGCCGTGCTCCAGGCTGTCGGCGCCCGCCAGTACGGCATTGCGCGTGCCCTCGGCGGTCTGGCAGTGCACCGCCACCCTGCCACCGGCCGCGTGCACCGCCTCCACCACCGAGGTCAACAACGGCAGCGGCAGGGCGGGTTCGTCGGCGGCCCAGTCACCGATGACCTTGCACCACCCGGACGAAGCGGCCGCCTCCTCCACGGCCGCCCGCACCAACTCGGCCTCGCTCACATCCCGTCCGAAGCCGGGGAAGAACCGGCCGGGCGTGGCCAGCCACCGCCCCGCCGATGTCACACGCGGCAGTTCGGGGTCCTTGTCCACCCACGCGGGCATTCGTTGCGAGGTGCCAGGGGTACGCACTGCGAGCACTCCGGCATCTCGGTGCTCGCCCAACTGCCTGCGCAGCAGCTCCTCGTCGAAGGGCGAGCCGGGCTCCAGTGCCCCGGGATGCGTGTGTACGTCGACGAGTCCGGGCAGCAGCCAGCCGCCGTCGACGATCATCTCCGCGTCCCGGCCCGCAAGCTCGCCCGGGGGCCCGCCGGTGCGGAGCACCTCGCCGTCGATCCAGAACTCGCGCTCCTCGCGGTCCGGCAGAACAATCCCGCGTATGCACAGCATCAGCCGACCGTACGTCACATCCGACACCCCGCCGACGGAGGGCCGGCACACGAGCGGCGGCGCACACCGGCACATTGCGGAACGTTCCGCTCCACCCTCTTGCCGGTGACCCCGACACCATGCGATACAGGTCTGGACCATTGCTGCCGGATGGAAGGCACGCCCGTGCAACGCCCCCACGCAACCGCCGCGTTGGCCTGTTCCGCCGCCCTGCTTCTCGCCGCGCTCACCGCCTGTGACTCCACCCCCGAGGCGGACACCCGGAAACCCACGACGCCGGGCCATGTGACGGCGCAGGCCAGCAGCGCCACCTCTGTACACGTCATGTGGGAGCAGGCCTCCGACAACAAGGCGGTCGCCGGTTACGAGGTCTACCGCGAGGGCGAGAGGGTCAAGTCCGTCCCGGCGGCCAAGGTGATGATCGACGTCGACGGGCTGACCGCCTCGACCGCGTACGCCTTCACCGTCCGGGCCCGTGACGCCGCCGGGAACCTCTCCGCGCCGAGCGCCGCCGCCGCCGTCACCACGCCCGCCCCGACCCCCGCCGACCATGAACCGCCGACCCGCCCGGTGAAACTGCGCGGCGCGGCGGACGGCAGCCGGGCGGCGGACCTCTCCTGGGGCGGCTCGACGGACGACGTCGGCGTCACCTCCTACGACATCTACCAGGAGGACTCCCGGATCCACAGCGTGCCCGGCACGCAGACCACGGCGCATCTGACCGGACTGCGCCCCGGCACCGTCTACACCTTCACCGTCCGCGCGCGCGACGCCGCCGACACCTCCTCGCCGGACAGCAACGCCCTGGATCTCACCACCGTGTCCGCCCCGGGCGCACCGGCCAGTACCGCCCCCACCGACCTGCGGATCAGCAACCGGGTCCAGGGCAAGGAGTACGCCATCGACCTGGACTGGAAGCAGCCCGAGACGGGCGGCGGGATTCCGGCGTACCAGCTCTTCATGGACGGCCGGCTGACCACCACGATCGTGTGGGGCTCCACCCCGCCCGCAGGCCGGGCGCACTACCGGCTTACCGTCAGCGACCCACGCGGTACCCGCTACTCGATGAAGATCCGCGCCAAACTGCCGGACGGGAAGTGGGGAGACTTCTCCGCCCAGCGCACGGTCGTGCTCGGCGGCTGACGGACCCCCGGAATCGGCGTGCGGGACACGGCAGCGGCTGCGGCCGAAGCTCAGCTGATCGTAGCCGCGTGGCTCAGGCCAGTTGCTCGTACGCCGGAAGCGTCAGGAAGTCCGCGTAGTCCTGGTCCAGCGACACCTGGAGCAGCAGGTCGTGGGCCTGCTGCCACTTGCCGGAGGCGAAGGCATCCTCGCCGACCTCCGCCCGGATCGCGGCGAGTTCCTCGGCCGCGACCTTGCGGGCCAGGTCCGCCGTGGCGTGTGCGCCGTTCTCGAAGACCACGTCGGCGTTGATCCACTGCCAGATCTGCGAGCGCGAGATCTCCGCGGTGGCCGCGTCCTCCATCAGGTTGAAGATGGCGACGGCTCCCATGCCGCGCAGCCACGCCTCGATGTAGCGGATGCCGACCGCGACGGCGTTGCGCAGGCCGTCGTACGTGGGCTTGGCATCCAGGGTGTCGATGGCGATCAGGTCGCCCGCTGCCACGGAGACGTCCTCGCGCAGGCGCTCCTTC
This sequence is a window from Streptomyces sp. NBC_01217. Protein-coding genes within it:
- a CDS encoding chitosanase, which codes for MPRPRRLLAAVTAAVTTVALLSGCSTSESAKGGSGAGLDDPAKKEIAMQLVSSAENSTLDWKAQYDYIEDIDDGRGYTAGIIGFCSGTGDMLKVVERYAAARPGNPLERFLPALRAVRGSDAHDGLGRPFTEAWAEAAADPAFRSAQDTELDRSYFAPAVARAEADGLGALGQFIYYDAYVMHGYGDAAGTVGFRTIRRWAVAAAAPPAHGGNEAAYLNAFLDARVAAMRKEPAHSDTSRVETAQRVFVKQGRFGLETPLRWRVYGDSYRIDAP
- a CDS encoding alpha/beta fold hydrolase — encoded protein: MEDQSVVDVGDVRLAYRTWGDPFGSPVVLLHGLGGSAASWEAAGRLLGEEWRVYAIDLRGHGESDWPDEYSVELMRDDVLGFLDECELDRVGLAGHSMGGVVAHLLAQEHADRVERLVLVETPPPFPSQLKPVAEPEGPVDYDWAVVAPIRAEMADPDPEWASGLGEIVAPTLMIAGGPESTMPQGRLQDMASLIPDCRLITIGGGHRVHEIHADQVAQQITEFFTS
- a CDS encoding TIGR03086 family metal-binding protein encodes the protein MDTHTETTPTVDLAPAARQIADLLGGIDERQLAGPTPCPHYTVRELLAHVAGLSAAFRDAARKDLGRTTDTSPDTALPVLGDDWRAALPPLLDELVTAWRDPAARQGMTRVGGVDLPGEAAAVVALDELVIHGWDLARSTGQKFEADEASLRVSLAMLTPGDAGPRPDIFGPPVPVPADASLLDRTVAMSGRRPDWQPGD
- a CDS encoding amidohydrolase family protein translates to MLCIRGIVLPDREEREFWIDGEVLRTGGPPGELAGRDAEMIVDGGWLLPGLVDVHTHPGALEPGSPFDEELLRRQLGEHRDAGVLAVRTPGTSQRMPAWVDKDPELPRVTSAGRWLATPGRFFPGFGRDVSEAELVRAAVEEAAASSGWCKVIGDWAADEPALPLPLLTSVVEAVHAAGGRVAVHCQTAEGTRNAVLAGADSLEHGMHLDPALLDRMAAQGTAFVPTLSVFGAKADAMRAREQGVRRDLWLAGWDTMLSNVRAAHEADVTVLAGTDSFPCGTVAGEMSWLVRAGLSAEAALGAASWTARAWLGLPGLVEGAPADVVAYATDPALDPAALDHPSRIVLRGRVVR
- a CDS encoding fibronectin type III domain-containing protein; this encodes MEGTPVQRPHATAALACSAALLLAALTACDSTPEADTRKPTTPGHVTAQASSATSVHVMWEQASDNKAVAGYEVYREGERVKSVPAAKVMIDVDGLTASTAYAFTVRARDAAGNLSAPSAAAAVTTPAPTPADHEPPTRPVKLRGAADGSRAADLSWGGSTDDVGVTSYDIYQEDSRIHSVPGTQTTAHLTGLRPGTVYTFTVRARDAADTSSPDSNALDLTTVSAPGAPASTAPTDLRISNRVQGKEYAIDLDWKQPETGGGIPAYQLFMDGRLTTTIVWGSTPPAGRAHYRLTVSDPRGTRYSMKIRAKLPDGKWGDFSAQRTVVLGG